The genomic segment AGAAATACCCGTCCAAATTCGGTGAGCATGAAGTAGGTGTCTCCTGAGAATCAGGTGATGCGTGTTGTGTGTCGTCGACCAAGTACAAACGACATATGAACGGAGAGAATGTTAACCCGAATAATTATACAAAGAAGGTGGAGAAGAGTCAAGAAAAGTTTCGTTGCCACTCTCCTCTTTCGTTCAACGCTCACTCCCAACGAAACATCTTCACCGCGATAATAATAGAAATGACAGACCATGCACCCAACCCGCCAAGTTGCGGCAGAATCTGGACAAGAGTTGCATCATCGATTGCGATGGAACGCATCGCATCGGCCAGATATGAAAGCGGGAGAAGATCCACAACCGAACGGACAAACCCGGGCAGCGAGTCGCGGCTGAAGAAAATACCCGACAGCAGCATCATGGGCATCGCAATAATATTGGCAAGCGGAGCAACCTGATCTTCGCTCTTGCTCGTACCCGCTATGGCGAAGCCAAGGGCAAGAAAGACGATGGCGCCGACCATGCCGACAACGAACATCCTCCAGAAACTGCCGATGAAATGCAGATCGAGAAAGAAGTAGGGAACAAGCGTCATAATCACAATTTGCATCATGACAAGTACAAGACGCATGGCAACAGATGAAATGATGAAATCGTTCGGGTTGATGGGCGTGACAAACAAGCGGCGGAGGATACCCCGTTTTTTCATCGAAACGAAGCCGAACGCAACGCCGAAAATACCGAGTTGCATGATCGACATCGAGAGAATGCCGGGGGCGACGAAATCGAAATATGTGAGATTGCGGCTTTCCACAGCGTGTACAGCAAGCCTGGCACGTCCGGCTTCACCGCGTTCGGCAAACGTGATTTCATCAAGCACTCTCTGCAGAATCAGTAAGCCCAATTGCGATTCCTGAGGCTTCGCTTCACTCGTGAAGGCTGTTATCTCGAGCGCGGCACTGGGTTGATACGCCGACGGCACGACAAGCACGATGGCCCGTTCCCCCTTTTTCAGTAATTGAAGTTCCGTCTCTCTCTCGCCCTCGTACATCTTCAGCGTTTTGACCTCGCTCAAGGCGGTCAGCAACCTTGACGCTTGCACGCCGGCTTCATTGACAATGCCAAGTTCCACACGCCCGATACCGTCGAAACGAACAAAACTGAAGAGGAGTATCATGAACAATGGCAGCACAAGCGACCAGAGAATCGCCTCCTTCTGGCGCAGAAGCATCTTCATTGATGCGATGAACAATTTCCATTTGAGACGCATCAGTGTTCTACTCCTCCCTCAACAAATGCCCTGTCAAACTCAGGAATACATCCTCAAGATTTGCGAGCCGCTCAACCCGTTCCTTCTTGAATCCGCCGGAGACGAGTTTGCTGATCAGGGCTTGCGGCTTGTCGAATGCGATGATCTTTCCTTTATCCATGATAGCAACACGGTCGCAGAGTTCTTCCGCTTCTTCCATGTAATGTGTCGTGATGACAATTGTTTTTCCCTCCGAGCGGATGC from the Bacteroidota bacterium genome contains:
- a CDS encoding ABC transporter permease; translation: MRLKWKLFIASMKMLLRQKEAILWSLVLPLFMILLFSFVRFDGIGRVELGIVNEAGVQASRLLTALSEVKTLKMYEGERETELQLLKKGERAIVLVVPSAYQPSAALEITAFTSEAKPQESQLGLLILQRVLDEITFAERGEAGRARLAVHAVESRNLTYFDFVAPGILSMSIMQLGIFGVAFGFVSMKKRGILRRLFVTPINPNDFIISSVAMRLVLVMMQIVIMTLVPYFFLDLHFIGSFWRMFVVGMVGAIVFLALGFAIAGTSKSEDQVAPLANIIAMPMMLLSGIFFSRDSLPGFVRSVVDLLPLSYLADAMRSIAIDDATLVQILPQLGGLGAWSVISIIIAVKMFRWE